The genomic region ATATTAAAGAGGAAATGTTAAAAAACTCTATTGTTTCATTAATGAGCGGCTCTGGAAGTACTATATTTTCAGTAAAATAAGCTGCCATTGGGCAGCTTATTTTAGATTAAATCTTCTATATATCGCATCGATATTTCTTAAATAATAATGTGGTGTGAAAATTTCATCAAATTCTTCCTTAGAAAATAGATTTCTGATTTTTTCATTATCCCATAACAATTCTTTAAAGTCTTTTCTTGTTTCCCATGCTTCTAATGCATATTTTTGAACAAACTTATATCCTTCTTCTCTGCTCATCCCCTTATCTATTAACGATAATAACACTCTTTGAGAATATACTAAATTATATGACCTTTCAAATGTTTCTTTCATCCTGTCTTCATTTACAATAAGATTTTCTATTAAATATTGTGTTTTTTTCACCATATAAAATGCTATTAATGTTGCATCTGGTAAAAATACTCTTTCAACAGAAGAATGAGATATATCTCTTTCATGCCATAATGCTATATTTTCATATCCTGCTACAGTATAGCTTCTAAGCATTCTCGCCATACCTGTTAATCTTTCACATAAAATAGGATTCTTTTTGTGTGGCATAGCTGATGACCCACGTTGTCCTTTTTTAAATGGTTCTTGTGCTTCTAAAACCTCTGTTTTTTGCAAATGTCTTATTTCAACCGCTATTCTTTCTATTCCTGCTCCAATTAATGATAATACAGAGAGATATTCTGCATGTCTATCACGCGGCACAACTTGTGTTGCTACTGTTTCTGGTTTTAAACCTAATTTTGTTAATGCTATTTTTTCTATTTCTGGATCTATATTAGCATAATTTCCCACAGCACCACTGAGCTTCCCATAAGATATATTCTCAATTGCCCATTCAAATCTCTTTATATTTCTTTCTAATTCTGCTAAATATGATAACATTTTTAATCCAAAAGAAGTTGGTTCAGCATGTACTCCATGTGATCTTCCTACTGTATATAAATACTTGTATTTTATGGCCTTTTCTTTTAATATTTCTACTAATTTTTTTAATTCTTCTAATATTAATTCTCCAGCTCTTTTGAGCCCCAAAGACCAGGCGGTATCTACTATATCTGAAGAAGTTAAACCTTTGTGAAAATACCTTGCTTCATCATCCATACCATCTGTAATTGATTTTATAAATGCTATTACATCATGATCTACAACACTTTCAATTTCAAGAATTTTATCTACATCTATTTTTGCTTGACTTCTAATTTTTTCAGCAGTACCTTTTGGCGCTATCCCTTTTTCTTCAAATGCTTCAACTACAGATAATTCTATTTCCAACCAACGTTTATACTTTTCTTCTTCTGTCCATATTTCTTTCATTGGTGATAAAGAATATCTTTCTATCATTTTTTCCCTCCATATTTTAAAAAAATATTGTTTTTCTTTAATTCTTTTAATGTACAAATCCCCATATGTCCTGGCATTATCAGGGTAGTTTCTTCTTTTGCTTTAATATACTCATTGAATTTAGCTAATGATTGAAACATTATTTTTTCATCTCCATAGGGCAAATCCGTTCTCCCTATTGATTCTGAAAAAATAAAATCACCTGTAAAGATAAAATCGCCAAAATCATATATCATGGAACCAGGAGTATGACCAGGATAATATGAAGCTAAAAACTTTAAATCACCATAATTATAGTATCCTTCATATAATTCTTTATAATGAATATTTAGTTTAAGTTCATCAGAAAATAAAAAACTGAGATTAACAGAAGAATCTGTTAACCCCATTTTCTCTTTTTCTGGAATCATTATTTCAAAATTCTCAAAGTCTTTTAATCCTATTATGTGATCATAATGGGTGTGTGTAACAAGCACCCCTTTGTATTTAAAAGAGCCTATGTCAAAAAAGTTAAATATTAACCCATTAAATTTCCCTGGATCTATTATAATTATCGTTTTATTAGTTGTAATTACATAAGTATTTACACCAAATGGTGGCAAAATAAACAAATAAACTTTAATACCTTTATCTCCATAAAAAGGGAATATATCCATTTTTCTTTACCTCTAATCATTATTTTTTAATCTTCTTAATAATTCTTTTTTCTTATCTTTCATTTCTTTCATACGTTTTTTAGAATCAATAAAAATAGATTCA from Marinitoga aeolica harbors:
- a CDS encoding MBL fold metallo-hydrolase — protein: MDIFPFYGDKGIKVYLFILPPFGVNTYVITTNKTIIIIDPGKFNGLIFNFFDIGSFKYKGVLVTHTHYDHIIGLKDFENFEIMIPEKEKMGLTDSSVNLSFLFSDELKLNIHYKELYEGYYNYGDLKFLASYYPGHTPGSMIYDFGDFIFTGDFIFSESIGRTDLPYGDEKIMFQSLAKFNEYIKAKEETTLIMPGHMGICTLKELKKNNIFLKYGGKK
- the purB gene encoding adenylosuccinate lyase, coding for MIERYSLSPMKEIWTEEEKYKRWLEIELSVVEAFEEKGIAPKGTAEKIRSQAKIDVDKILEIESVVDHDVIAFIKSITDGMDDEARYFHKGLTSSDIVDTAWSLGLKRAGELILEELKKLVEILKEKAIKYKYLYTVGRSHGVHAEPTSFGLKMLSYLAELERNIKRFEWAIENISYGKLSGAVGNYANIDPEIEKIALTKLGLKPETVATQVVPRDRHAEYLSVLSLIGAGIERIAVEIRHLQKTEVLEAQEPFKKGQRGSSAMPHKKNPILCERLTGMARMLRSYTVAGYENIALWHERDISHSSVERVFLPDATLIAFYMVKKTQYLIENLIVNEDRMKETFERSYNLVYSQRVLLSLIDKGMSREEGYKFVQKYALEAWETRKDFKELLWDNEKIRNLFSKEEFDEIFTPHYYLRNIDAIYRRFNLK